In Prevotella sp. oral taxon 475, one DNA window encodes the following:
- a CDS encoding YicC/YloC family endoribonuclease, producing the protein MIQSMTGYGKSVVTFNEKKISVEIKSLNSKNLDLSTRIAPLYREKEIEIRQMVAKSLIRGKVDFSIWVEKDNEADTTAINEVLVENYYRQIKQLSARTGIPEPEDWYATLLRMPDVTTKTEQETLDEAEWNVVTEAINEALKKIVAFRQQEGEALQKKLMEKVQNIGALMSSIEPYEKARVEKIRTRIIDSLKEIPDANYDQNRLEQELIYYIEKLDISEEKQRLFNHLKYFEETLNEAPGQGKKLGFIAQEMGREINTTGSKSNQAEMQNIVVRMKDELEQIKEQVLNAL; encoded by the coding sequence ATGATACAATCGATGACAGGTTACGGCAAATCGGTCGTAACTTTTAATGAAAAGAAAATAAGTGTTGAAATCAAATCTCTCAACAGTAAAAACCTTGACCTCTCTACTCGTATTGCACCTCTTTACCGAGAGAAGGAAATCGAGATACGTCAGATGGTAGCAAAATCCCTTATTCGAGGTAAAGTAGACTTTTCCATCTGGGTGGAAAAAGACAATGAAGCTGATACCACAGCCATTAACGAAGTGCTGGTAGAAAACTATTATCGACAAATCAAACAGCTCTCAGCGCGCACAGGCATCCCCGAACCCGAGGATTGGTATGCAACCCTACTCCGAATGCCAGATGTCACAACTAAGACCGAACAGGAAACGCTCGATGAAGCCGAATGGAACGTGGTGACAGAGGCCATCAACGAGGCTCTGAAAAAGATTGTAGCCTTTCGTCAACAAGAAGGCGAAGCTCTGCAAAAGAAGTTAATGGAAAAGGTACAGAACATCGGTGCACTCATGTCCAGCATCGAACCTTATGAAAAAGCCCGAGTAGAGAAAATTCGTACACGCATCATCGACAGTCTGAAAGAAATTCCCGATGCGAACTATGACCAAAACCGCTTGGAACAAGAGCTGATTTATTATATCGAAAAACTCGATATCAGCGAAGAAAAACAACGACTCTTCAATCATCTCAAATACTTTGAAGAAACCCTGAACGAGGCTCCGGGCCAAGGTAAGAAGCTGGGATTTATTGCCCAGGAGATGGGACGCGAAATCAATACTACGGGGTCTAAGAGCAACCAAGCAGAAATGCAGAATATCGTTGTGCGGATGAAAGACGAACTGGAGCAGATTAAAGAACAGGTGCTCAACGCACTTTAA
- the secG gene encoding preprotein translocase subunit SecG: MIYSLFVVFIVLASILMIAIVLIQESKGGGLSSQFSSSNSIMGVRKTTDIVEKSTWGLAIAMVVFSIVCAYVAPKSVSENSVLEQNATETQSTNPNTTPGFGAGQKAAPATGTNAPTAPSAPAQ; the protein is encoded by the coding sequence ATGATTTACAGTCTATTTGTCGTATTTATTGTACTGGCATCGATTCTGATGATTGCCATTGTGCTTATTCAAGAATCAAAAGGCGGAGGCTTGTCTTCCCAATTTTCATCCTCAAACTCGATTATGGGTGTGCGGAAAACCACTGATATTGTAGAAAAATCTACCTGGGGATTGGCCATTGCGATGGTGGTATTCAGTATTGTTTGCGCTTATGTGGCTCCCAAATCTGTCAGCGAAAACAGTGTATTGGAGCAGAATGCCACTGAGACGCAGTCAACTAACCCCAACACTACTCCAGGCTTTGGAGCCGGGCAAAAGGCTGCTCCAGCCACAGGGACGAATGCTCCTACGGCTCCATCTGCACCGGCTCAATAA
- a CDS encoding tetratricopeptide repeat protein has product MHITELIKHPERLDKETLYDLRSLVALYPYYQPARLLMLQNLYLLHSPQFDEELKRAAIYITNRRVVFNMVEALHYQIQPEEKSAATPKNEAKNESRTISLIDDFLDSLPEEEESAKKPQRKPTPADAAIDYVSYLLESETEAAHLPAVAPQLKGQFLIDHFIFNEGGKMQLKEEPEFTPNVEEKATEISETSGEGYFTETLAKIYIRQGRYEKALEIIRRLNLNYPKKNAYFADQIRFLEKLIINNQTNK; this is encoded by the coding sequence ATGCACATCACCGAACTCATCAAACATCCCGAACGACTGGACAAGGAGACGCTCTACGATCTTCGAAGTCTTGTTGCACTCTACCCCTATTATCAGCCGGCGAGATTGCTGATGCTTCAGAACTTATATCTACTACATAGTCCGCAGTTTGACGAGGAATTGAAACGTGCTGCCATCTATATTACCAACCGTAGAGTGGTTTTCAATATGGTGGAAGCTCTTCATTATCAGATTCAGCCAGAAGAGAAATCCGCAGCGACTCCCAAAAATGAGGCGAAGAACGAGAGCAGAACGATCTCACTGATCGATGATTTTCTCGACTCGTTGCCCGAGGAAGAGGAATCTGCGAAAAAGCCACAGCGGAAGCCAACACCTGCCGATGCTGCCATTGATTATGTATCTTATTTGCTCGAATCGGAGACAGAAGCAGCCCATTTGCCCGCAGTAGCTCCGCAATTGAAGGGGCAGTTCCTCATCGATCACTTTATTTTTAACGAAGGGGGTAAGATGCAGCTCAAAGAAGAGCCAGAGTTCACGCCCAATGTAGAGGAAAAAGCCACAGAGATAAGCGAGACTTCCGGTGAAGGTTACTTTACAGAGACGCTGGCAAAAATCTATATCCGACAGGGCCGATACGAGAAAGCCCTGGAAATTATTAGACGGCTAAATTTGAATTATCCAAAAAAAAATGCTTACTTTGCAGACCAAATTCGATTCCTCGAGAAATTGATTATCAACAATCAAACAAATAAATAA
- the lptE gene encoding LptE family protein, with protein MDWRMISKTTVIFACLLLCACSVSYKFNGASIDYSKTKTIQIADFPNRSTYIWGPMAPMFNNQLKDIFANHTRLTQVRRNGDLKIDGEILQYSQRNKSVSSEGYSAQTELSITVNVRFTNTKNHKEDFERQFTATASYETTLSLTAVQERLVTEMIKDLTDQIFNATVANW; from the coding sequence ATGGATTGGAGAATGATAAGTAAAACAACAGTCATCTTCGCTTGTCTACTGTTGTGTGCCTGCTCTGTTTCTTATAAATTCAACGGAGCCAGCATCGATTACAGTAAGACTAAAACGATCCAAATAGCCGACTTCCCCAATCGCAGTACCTATATATGGGGACCGATGGCACCGATGTTCAACAATCAATTGAAAGACATCTTTGCCAATCACACCCGATTAACGCAAGTGAGACGTAACGGCGACTTGAAGATCGACGGTGAAATTCTACAGTATTCGCAGCGTAATAAGTCGGTTTCGAGCGAGGGATATTCTGCCCAAACAGAACTGTCTATTACTGTAAATGTGCGTTTCACCAACACAAAGAACCATAAAGAAGATTTCGAACGGCAGTTTACCGCTACGGCTTCGTATGAAACGACATTGAGTTTGACCGCTGTTCAGGAGCGTTTGGTGACAGAAATGATAAAAGATTTGACTGATCAGATCTTCAATGCAACCGTAGCTAATTGGTAA
- a CDS encoding sigma-54-dependent Fis family transcriptional regulator, which translates to MNTTELQKIKQRYNIVGNCDALNRALDVALQVAPTDLSVLIVGESGVGKEIIPHVIHDNSPRRREKYFAINCGSIPEGTIDSELFGHEKGSFTGAIGESEGYFGVANNGTIFLDEVGELPLATQARLLRVLETGEYIRVGGQRVMKTNVRIVAATNVNMRKAISEGRFREDLFYRLNTIPIQIPPLRDRGNDIILLFRLFAMQMAETYRLPKITLTEDAKAVMLKYKWPGNVRQLKNITEQMSILSKEREIDADALHQFIPQDQESMQLAPLNSQDAHSYESERERLYHLLYELRGNVSDLRREVFGLRKRLDESTAMGVNLPPVSVHSPSVNAPMVVSSFSSEPSDAGAFAEAEEISDNETLTLNDLRRKMIEKALKRNNGNRKKAAMELGITDRTLYRRIKQYGLENDK; encoded by the coding sequence ATGAATACAACCGAATTACAGAAAATCAAGCAACGCTATAACATTGTGGGCAACTGCGATGCCTTGAATCGTGCCTTAGACGTTGCCTTGCAGGTTGCACCGACAGACTTATCTGTACTGATTGTGGGCGAAAGCGGCGTCGGAAAGGAAATCATTCCGCACGTCATACACGATAATTCGCCTCGACGACGAGAGAAATATTTTGCGATCAATTGCGGTTCGATACCCGAAGGCACCATCGACAGCGAGCTTTTCGGGCACGAGAAAGGTTCGTTTACTGGGGCTATCGGCGAAAGCGAGGGTTATTTCGGCGTGGCCAACAACGGCACCATCTTCCTCGACGAGGTGGGAGAACTGCCTTTGGCCACTCAGGCACGTTTGTTGCGCGTATTGGAAACGGGCGAATATATTCGCGTAGGTGGTCAACGCGTGATGAAAACCAATGTTCGCATCGTGGCGGCAACCAATGTCAATATGCGGAAAGCCATCAGTGAGGGACGGTTCAGAGAGGATCTCTTCTATCGTCTCAACACGATCCCCATACAAATTCCACCCTTGCGCGACCGCGGAAACGACATCATCCTGCTCTTCCGCCTGTTTGCCATGCAGATGGCAGAGACTTATCGGCTTCCGAAAATCACTCTCACGGAAGATGCTAAAGCCGTGATGCTGAAGTATAAATGGCCCGGCAATGTGAGACAATTGAAGAATATCACCGAGCAGATGTCTATCTTGAGCAAGGAAAGAGAAATCGATGCCGACGCGTTGCATCAGTTTATCCCGCAGGATCAGGAGAGTATGCAGCTGGCTCCACTGAACTCACAGGATGCGCATTCTTATGAGAGCGAGCGCGAACGGCTCTATCATCTTCTGTACGAGCTGCGTGGAAACGTGAGCGATTTGCGTAGAGAGGTTTTCGGTTTGCGTAAACGACTGGACGAAAGTACAGCCATGGGCGTGAATCTACCGCCTGTGTCGGTTCATTCTCCTTCTGTGAATGCGCCGATGGTGGTCTCTTCGTTCAGTTCGGAGCCGTCGGATGCAGGCGCATTTGCCGAAGCCGAGGAAATCAGCGACAACGAAACGCTTACCTTAAACGACCTAAGAAGGAAGATGATAGAGAAGGCTTTGAAAAGAAATAATGGCAATCGGAAGAAGGCGGCTATGGAATTGGGTATTACCGACCGCACGTTATATCGAAGAATCAAGCAATATGGATTGGAGAATGATAAGTAA
- a CDS encoding ABC-F family ATP-binding cassette domain-containing protein, with protein sequence MISVEALNVEFGVKPLFQDVSFVINNRDRIALVGKNGAGKSTMLKILCGMQKPTAGHVAIPADTTLGYLPQVMILKDNTTVKEEARKAFADNTRLKEKVERMNRELAERTDYESSEYMDLVERFTQAHERYLMIGGENYEAEIERTLIGLGFDRQDFDRPTSEFSGGWRMRIELAKILLRRPDVLLLDEPTNHLDIDSIQWLEQFLSQNSGAVVLVSHDRAFINNVTNRTLEISCGRVVDYRVKYDEYVTLRAERREQQLRAYENQQKEIADMKDFIERFRYKPTKAVQVQSRIKQLEKIVPIEIDDVDTSALRLKFPPCLRSGDYPIICDGVRKAYGSHTVFEDVAFTIKRGEKVAFVGRNGEGKSTLVKCIMGEIPFEGTLKVGHNVQIGYFAQNQAQLLDEDLTVFETIDNVAKGDIRLRIRDILGAFMFGGEASDKKVKVLSGGERSRLAMIRLLLEPVNLLILDEPTNHLDMQSKDVLKEAIRAFDGTAIVVSHDREFLDGLVTKTYEFGGGKVREHLGGIYDFIRRAAGTSIPSSAVTIDAALGKAEGVTKKTETEKVVKDEKNETYAERKDRMKKVAKAEKAVKESENKIAAMEKRIAELDALLSCPDNASNMTLVAEYTSTQRALDEENERWMQRSEELERISKD encoded by the coding sequence ATGATTTCTGTAGAAGCACTCAACGTAGAATTTGGCGTAAAGCCGCTGTTTCAAGATGTTAGTTTTGTGATTAACAACCGAGACCGTATCGCACTCGTGGGTAAAAACGGGGCGGGAAAGTCGACCATGCTGAAGATCCTTTGCGGCATGCAGAAGCCAACGGCGGGCCATGTGGCCATCCCCGCAGACACAACATTGGGCTATCTGCCGCAGGTGATGATTCTGAAAGATAACACCACGGTGAAGGAAGAGGCCCGGAAGGCGTTCGCCGACAACACCCGACTGAAAGAAAAGGTAGAGCGGATGAATCGCGAATTGGCCGAACGTACCGATTATGAGAGCTCCGAATACATGGATCTGGTGGAACGATTCACGCAAGCTCACGAACGATACCTCATGATCGGGGGGGAGAACTATGAAGCAGAGATAGAACGCACACTCATCGGGTTGGGTTTCGACCGGCAGGACTTCGATCGGCCCACAAGCGAGTTCAGCGGCGGATGGCGCATGCGCATCGAGTTGGCTAAGATTCTGTTGCGCCGGCCCGACGTTTTGTTGCTCGACGAACCCACCAATCACCTTGATATCGACAGCATTCAGTGGCTCGAGCAGTTTCTTTCGCAAAATTCGGGAGCTGTAGTTCTCGTCAGTCACGACCGGGCCTTTATTAATAATGTGACGAATCGTACGCTCGAGATTTCGTGCGGACGAGTGGTAGACTATCGAGTGAAGTACGACGAGTATGTTACCCTTCGTGCTGAGCGGCGCGAACAGCAACTGCGCGCCTACGAAAATCAGCAAAAAGAAATCGCCGATATGAAGGATTTCATCGAGCGGTTTCGCTATAAACCCACCAAAGCGGTGCAGGTGCAGAGCCGAATCAAACAACTTGAGAAAATTGTTCCTATTGAAATAGACGATGTCGACACTTCGGCCTTGCGACTGAAGTTCCCTCCCTGTCTGCGAAGTGGCGACTATCCCATCATTTGCGATGGTGTTCGTAAGGCCTACGGTAGCCATACGGTGTTCGAAGACGTAGCGTTCACCATCAAACGCGGAGAAAAGGTGGCGTTTGTGGGCCGTAACGGCGAAGGGAAATCTACGTTGGTGAAATGCATCATGGGCGAAATCCCCTTTGAAGGCACCCTGAAAGTGGGACATAACGTGCAGATAGGTTATTTTGCACAGAACCAAGCGCAGCTCTTAGACGAAGACCTCACCGTCTTCGAGACCATCGACAATGTGGCCAAGGGCGACATCCGCCTGCGCATTCGCGACATTCTCGGAGCGTTTATGTTTGGCGGCGAGGCATCGGACAAAAAGGTAAAAGTGCTCAGTGGAGGCGAACGCAGTCGGCTGGCGATGATACGTCTGTTGCTCGAACCGGTTAATCTGTTGATTCTCGACGAGCCGACGAATCATCTCGACATGCAATCGAAAGATGTTTTGAAAGAGGCTATCCGCGCCTTTGACGGTACGGCCATCGTCGTTTCTCACGATCGGGAGTTTCTCGATGGGCTTGTCACCAAGACTTACGAGTTCGGCGGAGGTAAAGTTCGCGAACATCTTGGCGGCATCTACGATTTTATCCGTCGCGCAGCCGGAACTTCCATCCCCTCATCTGCCGTCACGATCGATGCAGCATTGGGTAAAGCCGAGGGTGTTACAAAAAAAACAGAAACGGAGAAAGTTGTCAAGGACGAGAAAAATGAGACCTATGCCGAACGAAAAGATCGCATGAAGAAAGTGGCAAAGGCCGAAAAGGCAGTGAAAGAAAGTGAAAACAAGATTGCAGCCATGGAAAAACGGATAGCCGAACTCGACGCCTTGCTCAGTTGTCCGGATAATGCTTCGAACATGACGCTTGTTGCTGAATATACCTCCACTCAACGTGCACTTGACGAAGAGAACGAACGCTGGATGCAAAGAAGCGAAGAGCTGGAGAGAATCTCAAAGGATTGA
- a CDS encoding lysylphosphatidylglycerol synthase transmembrane domain-containing protein, giving the protein MKPKHIVNDTLKVVLSLFLGGAILYWMYRGFDFKQVEQVMLHEMNWTWMLLSFPFGIMAQVFRGWRWRQSLEPVGEKPRSSTCIHAIFISYATSLLIPRIGEFARCAILRRYDKTDFPKALGTVVAERAIDSLLVLAVAGITLVSQMRIFHIFFDQTGTSIDAVIDRFSTAGYIVTGICAAAVGVLLHFLFKRMAIYNKVKETVRGIWQGINSVKRVRNKPLYLFFTLAIWGSYFLHYYLTFFCFESTVSLGMACAMVTFVVGSIAVIVPTPNGAGPWHFAVKTMLILYAVGSNDALNFVLIVHSVQTLLVIVLGVYAWIALAFTHQKETAEMS; this is encoded by the coding sequence TTGAAACCCAAGCACATAGTAAACGATACCCTTAAAGTGGTTCTGTCGCTCTTTCTCGGCGGTGCCATTCTTTATTGGATGTATCGCGGGTTTGATTTCAAACAAGTGGAACAGGTGATGTTGCATGAAATGAACTGGACGTGGATGTTGCTTTCATTTCCTTTCGGCATCATGGCCCAGGTGTTCAGAGGCTGGAGATGGCGCCAATCGCTCGAACCCGTGGGCGAAAAGCCACGCTCTTCCACCTGCATCCATGCCATTTTCATCTCCTATGCAACCAGTTTGCTGATTCCCCGCATCGGAGAGTTTGCCCGTTGTGCCATATTGCGCCGTTACGACAAAACCGATTTCCCGAAGGCTCTCGGAACGGTAGTTGCCGAACGAGCCATCGACTCATTGCTTGTGCTCGCCGTTGCCGGCATTACCTTGGTCTCGCAGATGCGCATCTTCCATATCTTCTTCGATCAAACGGGGACGAGTATCGATGCCGTGATCGACCGTTTTTCAACAGCTGGCTACATCGTTACGGGCATTTGCGCTGCAGCAGTGGGTGTTTTGCTCCACTTTCTCTTTAAACGCATGGCTATATATAATAAGGTGAAAGAGACGGTAAGGGGAATATGGCAGGGTATCAACTCGGTCAAACGGGTACGCAACAAGCCACTCTACCTCTTCTTCACCTTGGCCATATGGGGCAGTTACTTCCTGCACTATTATCTCACGTTCTTCTGTTTCGAATCAACGGTAAGTCTGGGGATGGCCTGCGCCATGGTAACGTTCGTGGTAGGCAGCATTGCCGTCATCGTTCCCACACCGAATGGAGCAGGCCCCTGGCATTTCGCCGTGAAAACAATGCTGATTCTCTATGCTGTGGGTAGCAACGATGCACTTAATTTCGTACTCATCGTGCACTCGGTGCAAACACTCCTCGTCATCGTTCTCGGCGTATATGCATGGATTGCCCTTGCTTTTACACATCAAAAAGAAACGGCGGAAATGTCTTGA